The nucleotide sequence TTCCATATACATGAAGTCGTATCCATATTTCCGTACGGTTTCTATTATAGTAAAACCACACTTTTGGAAAGACTTTTGGGCTCGTGTATTCCATACAAGAGTATGGAGGTATATTTTATACATACCACGATATGTAAACATATGATCTAATAATCCCACCATGCTATCAAACCCATATCCATGATTCCAGTAATCTCTATCTCCAATCATTATTCCTATTTCACATTCTCCCATTAGAGTATTGATGTCATAACACATCATATTTCCAATATGTTTCCCGTCAGTTGTATCAATGGCGAATCTTATAGAATAGGGATTTGAGTAATTTAATTCATACTTATAACCACGAAGGTATTCTTCAAAGGTTTGTTTTATTGGTCTGGATGCATCTAATCTCGATAACTCTTCATCACATCTCCAAGTATAGTCGTCAAGAGCATCTTCTATAGATTTAGGACGTAAAAGTATTTTTCCAGAATTAATTATGCCTGATTCCATTATGTTATACTTTCGCTTTCTATAATCCTGCTCACTATATCTGATTCACTTTCAAAGGTTAAAATAGATTTTGCATATTGTATTTCTATCCATTGTACTGTATCAAATTCATGATCGTGATTTTCCAAATTACCACCAATAATTTCCATAAGGAAAAATGTAACTTCTTTAGGCAAGTATTTTCCTTCTTGTGGCACCAAATATTCAATAGTTCCAATTGATTTTATTATTTTGCATTGTAACCCAGTTTCTTCTAACACTTCTCTTAAAGCAGTATTTTCTAAATTTTCACCATTTTCACTTTTACCTTTAGGTAGTGCGTAAAGATTTGTTTTAGTCCTATGGCATATGATAATTTCTCCGCCATTGTTTTTTCGATATATAACACCACCTGATGCTATAATCTTTTTATTTTGATTGATATCCATACTAGTATATTAAAAATAATGTATTTATGATTCAAGGTTTTCTAATGCTAATTCTAAAGACTCTTGAATTTCTGGCATGTCGTTTGGTAGGCTTAAAAGCATTTTTTTTGCAATAGGCCCTCCAATTATACCTAATGATTCGATAGCACAATTTTGCACTTGGATATCTTCATCATTTAATAATTCTTTTATGTTTGGTAATACTGCTTCATTA is from SAR202 cluster bacterium and encodes:
- a CDS encoding GNAT family N-acetyltransferase produces the protein MESGIINSGKILLRPKSIEDALDDYTWRCDEELSRLDASRPIKQTFEEYLRGYKYELNYSNPYSIRFAIDTTDGKHIGNMMCYDINTLMGECEIGIMIGDRDYWNHGYGFDSMVGLLDHMFTYRGMYKIYLHTLVWNTRAQKSFQKCGFTIIETVRKYGYDFMYMELEKNNWTNNRASIMQSVEKHGNEIVDFDQE
- a CDS encoding NUDIX hydrolase encodes the protein MDINQNKKIIASGGVIYRKNNGGEIIICHRTKTNLYALPKGKSENGENLENTALREVLEETGLQCKIIKSIGTIEYLVPQEGKYLPKEVTFFLMEIIGGNLENHDHEFDTVQWIEIQYAKSILTFESESDIVSRIIESESIT